From the genome of Microcoleus sp. FACHB-672:
TCTGCAATGCCGAGACTTGGTGTTGCTGTAGGTGCCGGCGTTGGGTTAGGAGCGGGTGCCGGCGTTGGTGTTGGTGTTGGATTAGGTATTGGTGTTGGGTTGGGTGTGGGTGCCGGTGTGGGTGCCGGCGTTGGTGTTGGGTTAGGTGTGGGTGCCGGCGTTGGTGTTGGGTTAGGTGTAGGAGTGGGTGTGGTAGCACTCACCGCCAAGTTAAAGCGCTCACTATTACTCGCACCGGCACTATCTTTAGCCGTTACCAAAATATCAAACGTCGCCGCCGTCCCTTCTGGTGGCGTCCCTGAAATCGTGCGTGTTTGTGCCTCGAAACTTAACCATGCCGGTAAGGGACTACCATCCGCTAGCGTCAACGTATAAGTCAGCGCATTGCCATCCGCATCAACAAACGTATTTTCCGCGAAGGTATAGCTAAAGAGCGTTCCCGCCGTTGCCTGAGTATCTGAAATTGGTGTTGATACTGTTGGGACAGTATTTTCCGTTTCGTTAACGGTTAAAGTAAACACATCGCTGACAGAAGCCTCGGCGTCTGATGCGGTTACTTTAATATTAATTGCGCCTAAATTATCCGCTGCCGGTGTTCCTGAAAACGTGCGCGTTGTTGAGTTAAAGGTTAACCAGCTTGGCAAAATTGAGCCATTTTCTAAGCTAGCGCTGTAAGTTAGGTTATCACCATTAGCATCAATGAAAGTATTGTCTGCAACCGTAAAATTAAAGCCAATATTTTGTGTTGCACTTTGGTCATTAATCACCGTTGATAATGTAGGTGAATCGTTAGTGGCTGGGATATCCGCTATGGTGAGTGTGGCGCTACGATTAGGTGCTGCGCCTAGATTATAAGCAGCACCGTCGGTGAGGGTGACGGTAACGGTTTCGTCTGGATCAATAATCCCATCATCAGTGACAACAACATTAATGGTGGCAGTGGTTTCCCCAGCGGCAAAGGTTACAGTTCCTGGTAAAGCAGTATAATCGGTGCCATTGGTCGCTGTACCCCCTACTGTGTAAGCAACTGTGATGCCACCATCCGTTGCCGGTGAGGTGAGGGTGAGGGTAAAGGTGCCGACGGTTCCCGCTTCTGTTGGAGAAGTGCCGGCACTAATGCTGAGGGTGAGGGCGTCGTTTTGGTAGTAGTGAATTATGCCATCCCCTGCCCCAACAAAGGCGTCTAAATCGCCGTCGCCGTCAATATCGGCAAAGGTGGGGGACGCCAAACCCCCCACATCCGTGAGATTGAAGGGGTTGGTTTGGGGGGCGGCAAAGGCTGGGGCGCTGGCGGTGCCAGTATTCTGGTAGTAGTACGTGTTGCCGTCATCTGCCCCAACAAAGGCGTCTAAATCGCCGTCGCCGTCGATATCGGCAAAGGTCGGGGACGCATAACGCCCCACACTGGTGAGGTTGAAGGGGTTGGTTTGGGGGGCGGCAAAGGCTGGGGCACTGGCGGTGCCGATATTCTGGTAGTAGTACGTGTTGCCGTCACCTGCCCCAACAAAGGCGTCTAAATCGCCGTCGCCGTCAATATCAGCTAAGGTGGGGGACGCATTAGACCCCACAGGGGTGAGGTTGAAGGCGTTGGCTTGAGGGTTCGCAAAGGCTGGGGCGCTGGCAGTGCCGGTATTCTGATAGTAGTACGTGTCGCCGTAAAGTGCCCCAACAAAGGCGTCTAAATCGCCGTCGCCGTCAATATCGCCTAAGGTGGGGGACGCATTAGACCCCACATGGGTGAGGTTGAAGGGGTTGGTTTGGGGGGCGGCAAAAGCTGGGGCGCTGGCGGTGCCGGTATTCTGGTAGTAGTACGTGTTGCCGTCATCTGTCCCAACAAAGGCGTCTAAATCGCCGTCGCCGTCAATATCGGCTAAGGTGGGGGCGGCGTAAAACCCCACATCTGTGAGGTTGAAGGGGTTGGTTAGGTGAGCAGCAAAGGCTGGGGCGCTGGCGGTGCCGATATTCTGAGAGTAGTACGTGTTGCCCTCACGTTCCCCAACAAAGGCATCTAAATCGCCGTCGCCGTCAATATCGGCTAAGGTGGGGGACGCATTAGACCCCACATTGGTGAGGTTGAAGGGGTTGATTTGAGGGTTCGCAAAGGCTGGGGCGCTGGCGGTGCCGATATTCTGAGAGTAGTACGTGTTGCCGTAAGCGTCCCCAACAAAGGCGTCTAAATCGCCGTCACCGTCAATATCGCCTAAGGTGGGGGAAGCCCATTGCCCCACATTGGTGAGGTTGAAGGGGTTGATTTGGGGGTTCGCAAAGGCTGGGGCGCTGGCGGTGCCGGTATTCTGGTAGTAGTACGTGTTGCCGTCACTTGCCCCAACAAAGGCGTCTAAATCGTCGTCGCCGTCAATATCGCCTAAGGTGGGGGACCCACAATACCCCTCATTGGTGAGGTTGAAGGGGTTGATTTGGGGGTTCGCAAAGGCTGGGGCGCTGGCGGTGCCGGTATTCTGGTAGTAGTACGTGTTGCCGTCACTTGCCCCAACAAAGGCGTCTAAATCGTCGTCGCCGTCAATATCGCCTAAGGTGGGGGTGCTCCAATACCCCACATCCGTGAGGTTGAAGGGGTTGGTGAAGGTTTGTTGGGTGAAATTTGCCATTTTTAGTTTCTCCTCATTTTGTTATCAGTCATGGGTCAAGTCTGATTGCAGACTTTCTTTGCTAGACCTCGGCTATTTTTCTGTGCCGGCCTCTCTGTGTTTAAACTTACTTAACTGAGTGCCGAGCTTCACTGCAAAAAGTTAAATAAGGCTCGATTCGGCGTTGGGAAAATTTCCGCATTGCTTCATTCTCCCAAGCAATAGAAAATCAGCGCTTGTTTTTGTTCTGGCGAGATAAAAACAGAATATTCATTGTTTTCGCTTATGGCTTCCAGCATCCGCTCAACTAATGCCTCCACAGGAGAAGTCATGCCGGCGTGAAAACGGGGGTTTTGCCGCAATATTGCCGAGAGTAATGTGGAACCCGAACGCGGTAGTCCAGAAATAAAGTGAATTTGATTCAGCATCATATAAAACAAAAATGAGTAACTTGAACAGATGCGAGCCGCCTCAAGAATCGCTACAGTTAAAGCTTTATGAACTTTCCACACCGGCAAAATTAAGTGTGAAGAATAATTAACAATTTGTCACCCCTGCAATCTAGATACTCGTGTTAAGGCGCTCTGCTGTATCAAAAAGCCTTAATAGCTGGGTGAATATCTGCTCAAATGCAGATAAGTATCTGTTTGGGTTTCATCCCAGTAAAAAGAGTCGGTTAGATTGATGGGTGGTGAAGGCTATGCGAATTCCCTGCCTGTGCAACCCGTAAAGAATAAAATGACGCGAACAAGGCTGGAGAAGTTTCTGAGGTTGAGTTGGGTAGCTGTACCACTGAAGAAAATCTCCATAACGCATGACACCATTTTTGACAGGCCAACAGTCTCTACTCTAACTAACAAAAACCTGGCTGCCTATACTTGATTATTTTTAATAACAGTGCATAAATTTATTTTTGCTTCTATTCTTTTGTGGAGTCGGCGCTCAATATAAAAGGGTGCGTGAGTCACGCACCCGACTCCTGTTGATTTTGATGTCAATTAGATTGTGGCGAAATCACTTGCAGTAATTAAGTTAGGTTGCACACTGGCTAGGGTAGCGAGAAGTTCATCACCGGCACTGATTAAAGTGGTGTTATTACCAGCAATAATGGTGAGGTTCTCGAAGGTTAAACCGACAGTTAAACCCAGCAAATCTTCACCATCCGTGAAATCGGCAATCGTATCACTGCCGGCACCGACTTTCAGGACAAAGAGATCACTGCCGGCACCACCGATTAAGCTGTCATTCCCCAAATCCCCACCGAGGATATCATTACCATCGCCGCCGATGAGCGTATCATCATCCTTACCACCATGGAGGGTATCATTCCCATCACCGCCCTCCAAAAGATCTGCACCTGCGTTGCCGTAGAGTGCATCATTGCCGGCATCCCCGCTTAGCGTATCATTGCCGGTATTTCCTAACAGGATATCATCGTCTTTGCCGCCGTGGAGGGTATCATTCCCATCACCACCATCGAGGATGTCATTGCCCACATTGCCGTTGAGATAGTCGTTACCATCACCGCCAACTATCGTATCGTTGCCGAGATCTCCGAGCAGCAGATCCTCGCCTAGGTTTCCAATAATCAGATCATGATCTTTGCCGCCATTGATTGTGTCATTACCATTACCCCCATCCAGGGTGTCATTATCGGCATTACCATTAATATAGTCATTGCCGGCACCGCCAGTAACCGTGTCTTTTCCCTGTTCACCAAACAGGAAATCATCCCCATCTTGTCCTAAGACAACATCATTGTCTTTACCGGCAAGGATCGTGTCAATATCACTGCCGCCATCGATATAATCAGCGCCGGCATTTCCAAATAAAATATCAATTCCGTCACCGCCGATGAGATTGTCATTAGCGCCACTGCCAAAGATCCAATCATCGCCGGCAAAGCCATAAATGACTTCGGCTGCATTTGTGCCGGTGATTGTATCATTCTCTTCGCCGCCATTAAGGCTAGATTCAACTTCATTGATATTGGGAATGATGGGGATGCCAAGTGCAAGATTTCCTAGATCCGCAATGCCGGGTGTTGCTGTGGGTGCCGGTGTGGGTGTTGGGTGCCGGTGTGGGTGTTGGGTTAGGTGTGGGTGTTGGGTTAGGTGTTGGATCACTCACCGCCAAGTTAAAGCGCTCACCGACACTCGCACCGGCAGTATCTTTAGCCGTCACCAAAATATCAAACGTCGATGCCGTCCCTTCTGGGGGTGTCCCGGAGAGAGTGCGTGTTTGCAGATCGAAACTCAACCATGCCGGCAGTGCAGTGCCATCCGGCAGCGTCACCGTAGAAGTCAGCGCATCGCCATCGGCATCAACAAACGTATTGTCCGCGAAGATATAGCTAAAAAGTGTTCCCGCCGTCGCCTGGGTATCTGAAATTGGCGTTGATACTGTAGGCGCAATATTCTCCGTTTCGTTAACGGTTAAAGTAAACACATCGCTGACACTTGCCACTGCGTCAGATGCGGTTACTTTAATATTAATTGCGCCTAAATCATTGGGTACCGGCTTTCCTGAAAATGTGCGCGTTGTTGAGTTAAAGGTTAACCAACTTGGCAAAGCACCGCCATTTTCCAAACTGGCACTGTAAGTAGTGTCGCCATCAACCTCGATGAAAGTATTCTGAGGAACGGTAAAATTAAAGTCGGCATTTTGCACCGCACTTTGGTCGTTAATGACTGTTGATAACGTTGGTGAATCGTTAACGGCTGCGATATTCAAGCTAACCGTGTAACCTGTCGTTGTATAAGCCGATT
Proteins encoded in this window:
- a CDS encoding FG-GAP-like repeat-containing protein encodes the protein MANFTQQTFTNPFNLTDVGYWSTPTLGDIDGDDDLDAFVGASDGNTYYYQNTGTASAPAFANPQINPFNLTNEGYCGSPTLGDIDGDDDLDAFVGASDGNTYYYQNTGTASAPAFANPQINPFNLTNVGQWASPTLGDIDGDGDLDAFVGDAYGNTYYSQNIGTASAPAFANPQINPFNLTNVGSNASPTLADIDGDGDLDAFVGEREGNTYYSQNIGTASAPAFAAHLTNPFNLTDVGFYAAPTLADIDGDGDLDAFVGTDDGNTYYYQNTGTASAPAFAAPQTNPFNLTHVGSNASPTLGDIDGDGDLDAFVGALYGDTYYYQNTGTASAPAFANPQANAFNLTPVGSNASPTLADIDGDGDLDAFVGAGDGNTYYYQNIGTASAPAFAAPQTNPFNLTSVGRYASPTFADIDGDGDLDAFVGADDGNTYYYQNTGTASAPAFAAPQTNPFNLTDVGGLASPTFADIDGDGDLDAFVGAGDGIIHYYQNDALTLSISAGTSPTEAGTVGTFTLTLTSPATDGGITVAYTVGGTATNGTDYTALPGTVTFAAGETTATINVVVTDDGIIDPDETVTVTLTDGAAYNLGAAPNRSATLTIADIPATNDSPTLSTVINDQSATQNIGFNFTVADNTFIDANGDNLTYSASLENGSILPSWLTFNSTTRTFSGTPAADNLGAINIKVTASDAEASVSDVFTLTVNETENTVPTVSTPISDTQATAGTLFSYTFAENTFVDADGNALTYTLTLADGSPLPAWLSFEAQTRTISGTPPEGTAATFDILVTAKDSAGASNSERFNLAVSATTPTPTPNPTPTPAPTPNPTPTPAPTPAPTPNPTPIPNPTPTPTPAPAPNPTPAPTATPSLGIADLGNLALGIPIIPNVNQVESTLNGGEEDDTIIGTNAAEVIDGFAGDDWLFGSGANDNLIGGDGIDILFGNAGTDYIDGGNDIDVIFAGKDNDVVLGQDGDDLLFGEQGNDTVTGGAGNDYINGNADNDTLDGGLGDDTIFGGKDNDLIIGNLGADLLLGDLGNDTIVAGDGNDYLNGNVGNDLLDGGDGNDTLHGGKDDDILIGN
- a CDS encoding sulfotransferase; its protein translation is MWKVHKALTVAILEAARICSSYSFLFYMMLNQIHFISGLPRSGSTLLSAILRQNPRFHAGMTSPVEALVERMLEAISENNEYSVFISPEQKQALIFYCLGE
- a CDS encoding calcium-binding protein; amino-acid sequence: MADLGNLALGIPIIPNINEVESSLNGGEENDTITGTNAAEVIYGFAGDDWIFGSGANDNLIGGDGIDILFGNAGADYIDGGSDIDTILAGKDNDVVLGQDGDDFLFGEQGKDTVTGGAGNDYINGNADNDTLDGGNGNDTINGGKDHDLIIGNLGEDLLLGDLGNDTIVGGDGNDYLNGNVGNDILDGGDGNDTLHGGKDDDILLGNTGNDTLSGDAGNDALYGNAGADLLEGGDGNDTLHGGKDDDTLIGGDGNDILGGDLGNDSLIGGAGSDLFVLKVGAGSDTIADFTDGEDLLGLTVGLTFENLTIIAGNNTTLISAGDELLATLASVQPNLITASDFATI